A portion of the Epinephelus moara isolate mb chromosome 4, YSFRI_EMoa_1.0, whole genome shotgun sequence genome contains these proteins:
- the LOC126389450 gene encoding serine protease 23, giving the protein MTPHESSLLLTHLLLLLLPLTLSLLHPPHPPPVHVPTLVPHTPTPLLRSRFSAHTQLDLTTHCNSSCFHREQEAQREQLTEKLAFETLYSDGTRTLTTVDVEDDEGFEGDDFAHPSPRREPRMKHRHKRVRRQIYGADGRFNIQGDHFLLDYPFSTAVRISTGCTGVLVSQQHVLTAAHCVHDGKDYVKGARKLRVGFLIPPPSNSTISSLTSSKKPLVRWVRVKRTRVPKGWIQGPQEVSMDFDYALLELRWPHRRPFMRLSVAPSSDDLAGNRIHFSGFDSDRSGELVYRFCPVEEESSDLIYQHCDARPGASGSGVYGRVWDNSLERWERKVIGIFSGHQWLEIDGENRDYNVAVRITPLKFAQICYWVHGNRLDCVQN; this is encoded by the coding sequence ATGACGCCACATGAGAGCTCCCTCCTGCTGACTCACCTGCTCCTGCTCTTACTCCCTCTCACCCTGTCTCTTCTGCACCCACCTCACCCTCCACCAGTCCATGTCCCCACGCTCGTCCCTCACACGCCGACgcctctcctccgctcccgcTTCAGTGCTCACACGCAGCTGGACCTCACCACTCACTGCAACTCCAGCTGCTTCCACAGAGAGCAGGAGGCCCAGAGGGAGCAGCTCACAGAGAAACTGGCCTTTGAGACGCTGTACTCCGATGGCACCCGCACTCTCACCACTGTGGACGTGGAGGACGATGAGGGGTTCGAAGGAGATGACTTCGCACACCCTTCACCGAGGAGAGAACCCAGAATGAAGCACAGGCACAAACGTGTCAGGCGGCAGATCTACGGGGCTGACGGACGTTTTAACATCCAAGGtgatcacttcctgttggattacCCTTTCTCTACAGCCGTGCGGATTTCCACCGGCTGCACCGGCGTTCTTGTGTCTCAGCAGCACGTCCTCACAGCTGCTCACTGTGTGCATGATGGGAAAGATTATGTCAAGGGGGCGCGAAAGCTCAGGGTGGGCTTCTTGATTCCTCCACCCAGTAACAGCACCATATCCAGCCTCACTTCTTCTAAGAAGCCTCTGGTCCGCTGGGTGAGGGTGAAACGCACCCGTGTGCCAAAGGGCTGGATCCAGGGCCCTCAGGAGGTCAGCATGGACTTTGATTACGCCCTGCTGGAGCTGCGTTGGCCTCACCGACGTCCCTTCATGCGCCTGTCTGTGGCTCCCTCCTCTGACGACCTGGCAGGGAATCGCATCCACTTCTCTGGCTTTGACAGCGACCGTTCCGGGGAGCTGGTGTACAGGTTTTGTCCTGTGGAAGAAGAGTCCAGCGACCTGATATACCAGCACTGTGATGCCCGACCTGGAGCCAGTGGCTCCGGAGTGTACGGAAGAGTGTGGGACAACAGTTTAGAGCGCTGGGAAAGGAAGGTCATCGGCATTTTCTCTGGACACCAGTGGCTTGAGATTGACGGGGAGAACCGGGATTACAATGTGGCCGTGCGCATCACTCCTCTGAAATTCGCTCAGATCTGTTACTGGGTGCATGGCAACCGACTAGACTGTGTCCAGAACTGA